Proteins encoded by one window of Agelaius phoeniceus isolate bAgePho1 chromosome 5, bAgePho1.hap1, whole genome shotgun sequence:
- the MRPS33 gene encoding small ribosomal subunit protein mS33, with translation MSNVSSYALRMARLSAQIFGDVVRPTDSKSMKVVKLFSEQPLAKRDEVHNWYPPHNTYYALMKKLRYFGLYRDEHQDFKEEMRRLKKLRGKEKPKKGEGKRALKKK, from the exons ATGTCCAACGTTTCCAGCTACGCCCTGCGCATGGCCCGCCTCAGTGCCCAGATATTCGGCGACGTGGTCAGGCCCACGGACTCCAAATCCATGAAGGTGGTGAAGCTGTTCAGCGAGCAGCCCCTGGCCAAGAGGGACGAGGTGCACAACTGGTACCCCCCTCACAACACCTACTACGCCCTCATGAAGAAACTCCGCTACTTTGGGCTCTACAG GGATGAGCATCAGGACTTCAAGGAGGAGATGAGGCGATTGAAAAAGCTCCGTGGGAAGGAAAAACCAAAGAAGGGGGAAGGAAAGAGAGCTCTCAAGAAGAAATAG